CCGAGATCAAGTGCATCGCATTTGAGCCTCGTACAGGGTGATGCAGACACATTTGCCGACATCATCGGTCTGATTGGCGAATATGAGAGTAAGGATGCCAAGAAAATCGTCGAAACCATTAATGGGATACCATTTACTGACGCACATCAGACGTGTTGGACAGGCATGAGAGTCTTGCAGCAAGTCTTGGGGCTAAACTTACCGGTCCAAGACTTTTGAGAGGCATTGAGAAGTTTTTCGATGGGCCAATCAAGACGACACCACTTCAGCCCTTCTCCAATCCTATAAGTTGGCTGGATGTAGTCAGTTTTGCGAGATCAAACCCAAAGGATTTTACCCTCGTTCAAAAGGCGGATGGCACCCGATGCTGCCAATTTGTTCTCAAAGGCTCACAGGTGGAGATTATGGAGGACGATTGGCGTCTGGTATGGTCTGGCGCTTTGGACCGGTTCCCCCTCGATCACCCCctcgaagaggatgagacgGCAGAACTGGCGACATTGGATATTCTCGAACAAAGAACATCAATCCTGTACAAGAAAGCTGACGAAGTGGCGGCAAGAGCTCGTATACTTAACCATCGGCTTGGGCAGAGGAAGCAGGATATTCGTCGACGCAGGAGCACACAGGACACACCGCCATCACGATATCAGCCCACTAACAGTACCGGCAGTGGCAGTTCACATCGAACGGCCAATTTCAGCGCCGGCTATGATTTACATGCTGATTTGCTGCAGCAATTTCTCGCAGCCTCCGCTTCGCCGCCGCCATCTCGGTCAACGTCAGTTACAGGAATTCCTATAACCACTCTAAGTCAACCATCTCCTTCGCACAGCGTAACCCACTCTCAAGCGCATGGTCCGAGATACAGTGGCCATGCAGCAGAGACAACAGTGCAGCCTGTGATGGACAGCCGCGAAACAGCTTTCCGGTCTCTGATTACACAAAGGACTGACCAGCTGGGCAAGGGGGATGTGATCAACCCACCGTGCGATCGATGTCGGCGACTAAGGGTTGAATGCGTTAAACATTTGACAGCATGCTCAGGATGTACCAAAAAGCATGCCAAATGCAGTTGGAAAACAGTCACAGATGATGAGTTCCGACAACTCAAGCGAGACATGGGTCTCAGGGATGAaatggatgttgatgggcACTCAGACAGTGGACGAGTTCCTGACACATTAGACCCCAAAGACGGGCATTCAAGTCGACTTGGAGAGAGGCAAGAAGCTGGCAGAACGTCTGGGGATAGAACACCGGGAACATACGGTACGGATGATGGTTCGAGACCTCCCAGTCGGGACAATGGGCATCTTCCTACTACAATGGAGCCGTCGACTGCGTCGATGCACCGATTCGATCTTAGCGCAGAACGACATCGGCTCCCTTTTGGTATGGGGCAATCAGCCCGGTCGGATCACAGCAACCATTCGGTCGAAACTTTAGGACCTGGATCAAATGCCACGGGGTTGGCGAGTTCGCTGGTAGCACCTTCGAACAGTACGTATAGGGGTGGTGATGGTTCCTTGAATCCTTCAGCCAGCTGATACTGCATCAGTCAGAATAGCCCCGTTGGCGTTTTACGCATGAAAGTAAGGTACCTCGCCTACCGACTTGTCAGAGTCAACACATGGAGATGGCTtgacaaggaagaagaagagtgtgggagaagaagtcaacGTTTTACGAATATGATGAATACAAAGACATTTAAAATCTGCTTCAGGTATCTTATCACATTTAAAGAACTGCCATTATGAGTGTGTTTCGTCATTTTTGCCTTATCTTGGCTTTAATCGGCTTTACGTGTAGAAGCCTCTGGCCCACTTACAAGGCACTCGGGCACTTAAGGTACTGTACCAGTAAGTTGCCGTTGAAAAGAATACGTACCTTGGAGACCCGCCAGCGCCACGTCCATTGCGGATCCAATCAAGACGCATCTCATCCAGTGGCAGCCGTAGGTAGAAAAAAAGTTTTGGCGGGATGCGATTAGATAAGGCACTAAAGACCTCTTCTACCGCTAACAAGGTGCCACTGCTGCTAATGCTTCGCTGATTCATGAAAAAGATTCTCCATCTTTTTCCAATTACCAGAGGcgattcctcttcttcaacaaatACTTGGCGACTGCCCGGGCCCTTGTCTTATCGCTCACTGTTGATCGTACTACGAACGCCTGCTTTCTTAATTATACGGTACCGACAGGCTTCAGTACAGGCCACTCTAATACACCACCGACCGTGCCGCGCAAAATCGAAATTCAACGACGAGTCGACTGAGGAAACAAGTGAAAGCAACAGAACAACCAACATTGACGGAGATCAAGACTCTCCTCTTACTTCACGCCTGGAAATTGCAACTCACCATGTCACACCATCAGCCTACGTCGCACATCATGTCGAGCGGCGACGAGAAACCATTCCATCATTCCCATTCACCAATCGATCACTCGGCACTCATCCAGTCACGCGAGACCGGCGATGTAATTCCCGATGACACCCCGATCCAGGGAAATGTCAAGGCATTGCCCTTTGCTAAATCATGGGTTCACATGTTTGCTGGCGGGTATGTAAACCTCCATATGGTCCCCAACTAGCTTGCGACAACTTGTCGTAAGACTGATTTGCTGGGAACTACGAGACTGATTTGATTGTGTTCATAGTGTTGGAGGTATGACTGCCGCCGCAGTTACAGCCCCCCTCGATGTGTTGAAGACCCGATTGCAATCCGATTTCTACCAGGCCCAGATCCGAGCTCAACgcgaagctcaagctcaagtcaTTGGCCGACTAAACCCTGCCCGGGCCGCTTTATATCACCTGAACGACACGCTCCAGATTCTCGGCTCAGTATATCGGAATGAGGGTTGGCGAGCGctcttcaagggtcttggCCCTACCTCGGTTGGAGTTGTACCAGCTCGATCCATCAACTTCTATGTCTACGGCAACGGAAAACGCTTAATATCTGAGCATTTCAACAATGGTGTAGAAGCGCCATGGGTCCATCTATCGGCTGGTGTGGCAGCCGGTGTCATTACCTCAACGGCTACAAACCCCATCTGGATGATCAAGACTCGGTTACAGCTGGACAAGAATGTTGCAGCCGGCGGTGCGCAAATGCGCAAATATCGAAACAGCTACGACTGTATACGTCAAATCATCCGGGACGAAGGTATTCGAAGTCTCTACCGTGGCATGAGTGCTAGTTACCTCGGTGTGGTAGAGTCAACGATGCAATGGATGCTCTACGAGCAAATGAAGGCATCTCTAGCTCGCAGACACAACGCGATCGTCCGCAGTGGTCGTGAGCTGACTTGGTGGGATAAGACTGTCGACTGGACTGGAAAGGGTTTCGCTGCTGGAAGCGCTAAGCTGGTCGCCGCTGTTATCGCCTATCCCCACGAGGTACTTCATCGGTTTGAGACATTGAACTTTTTTCCAGGATACTGACGAAGATGAAACAGGTTGCGCGAACACGACTTCGACAAGCGCCTATGGAGAATGGACTGCCTAAATACACCGGTCTTGTTCAATGCTTCAAGCTTGTCTGGCTTGAAGAGGGTGTCATGGGTCTGTATGGAGGTCTGACACCTCACTTGATGCGAACAGTACCTAGCGCCGCTATCATGTTTGCCATGTATGAAGGCATCCTTCGACTGTTCCATACACCTGCGTAAACCATTCCATGAATGAGCAACGCACTGATTCGACACAAAGCGATCAAAATATAGGGCGCTACCTCGAACCGATCCGCTCATCGATGTCCTGTAACAATATCCGACACGAGTCGCTATGAAGCTTTGAAAGCTTCACAAACACTACTCGCTCTTGTATCAATGTACAACACCCAAGGTCTTAAACGAAGCTGGGACATGAAGAATTACGAGAAACTAacaaaggaggagatggcgTGGCTAAGGCGTATTTATTTTTCGGCGTTTGGCGAGTGGATGGATCAGTAGAGAGGCAACTGTAAACACCTACACTCATGCTTatgctcatgctcatgctcaCACAAAGGCCATGTACGAAATTATGTATAATAGGAGAGGCGCCTCTATTTTTGGATATCGTCACACATTGGCGATATCATCCCAAAAATATCCTCATCCTGGAGAAGGAAACTCTCCGAGGAGTGATGATTAGAAGCCAATATGAATGAACGTTAAACCACTTTGCTGACTTTGATATTGTATTCTAAGCAATGCGCTTTGGCTTCATGGTCTGGGTCTCATGAGTCGGATCACTCTTGTTATTCAGAGCAGATGATACGGATACAAGATAGCCCATCAACGCCCCAAGCTAAAGAAGGGAGTCCCAGAGCTTCGAATGTAGGATGGGATGCAAGTTGAAAGAACAACTTTGGAATAAAAACATAATGACTGGACCAGAGTTTGCTTTTCCCACATGAAACAAAAAGAGAATAGTATGTACGTGAAGAGGAACGCCCATTCCACCCTCTCCTATCGTTTCGTTTTCTTTTCGTTTGCTTGACTTTTCTCGTGTAGTCACGGGGAGGGCATGTTGTCGAGAAGGGCGTCTCGCTGGCTGAGAGCCGGATTCCGCTTGCGGAGCTTTCGAGGTTGGCGCGGAGCTgaagttggagatggagagcgagagcgagaagaCATGGCTTTGAAGGGCCAGATCAGACGGAGGCGTCACCAAGCGTTGCGATCCCAGTTAGGGTCTGCGATTCTGTGTCAACCTAGACATCATGATGGCAAAGATGGACATGGCGACAAACTCACCCTGGACAAAGGCAGCCAGGACCTTGCTCCCCGTCTGCAGCAGGGGATGGCCGACGACGATCTTGAGGAACTTCTCGAGGCCTGCGCGACGACCTTCGATAACATCGTCGCTGAAGCGGTTGGTGAAGACCTTTCCGGGCAGAGGAGGGATAGTAACGCGGGCGCTCTCGCGCTCGAGGATGTCGCGGAAGTACTCGAAGTCGGAGTATCGACGACGGACGCTGCTCTGACGAAGCTTGAAGGCGGGAATGTTTGTACGGCAGAGGATCTCGTAGTCTGTGTACATGTGGCGGCCCATGCCATGTGTTCTTGGGTTGCGGACCTATATATGGCGCTTTTTAGCATTTCCTGCGTGTATTGCTTGTCCGTCTGGCGATGTATGGTCGCGGATATGGCGCATGAGGGACAAGAGAGCGCACCTCAATCTCTAAAAAGTTCTCTGGAGGACCGTAGATCTCGTCAAAGCTCTGCTGTCGCGTATCGGGCATAGATTGCAAGATTGGTCGGTGGAATTGTGAGCCGGGCGCATCGAGGCCGGAGTTGTCCTGATCGGACGCCAtatttggtgatgttgtagagAGTTTAGTcgttaaagtataaatattaagagCTAGATGTGTATGTCGCAGTCGACTATCGGCGCAAGGAAgcagttgaggctggtggtgatgtcgTATAGAGTGGAGAGAGTGATGTTCACTCGAGTTCAGGCTGTCGCATGAGATGAATGAGGTCGGAGGTAGAAGTGGGAAGAGAGTGGAAAGAAAGTGGAGGTGGGGGAACCAGGACAGGATAGGGCGGCGGGGTACTTGAGCAGTCGGTGGAGGACCAGGATAATCACAAGTACCTTTTTGTCGTTTCCTTGGTCAGTGATATGACCGTTCAAGAATATGTGCATTGACGGGTATTAAAGCCTGTTTCGGGTCACTCGGGCTCCGTTTTGCTGATTGATGATTTGTTTGTGTAACCATGAGCGTTACGACATTGCATCGTACAAGTCAGAACGAAGACGGAGATATCCAACCAATAAATAAACATGAGACCTAGACATAAGTGGCTGATGTATTTCTGATACAGCATTGATTCACTTTACATGTGAGTATTGAATACTGCAGAAGAATTGATCACATCGTTTTATATTCAAGTAGGAGGGCTCCGAGGTGCTCCTTAAGAGCTTCAGAGCAATAGTCTAGAAGGCTTCATTATATAGTATCGATCCAAGCTGCGCTAACGCGGGACATCTTTACTTCTAATTCGAGCATTTGCCCATCATGAGCATGGTCAAtggtctgtctgtctgtctgtctagCGACgtgacatgacatgacatggtATAACATAACATGGTACGGCCGTAGTTGAAGGTGTACGTTACCGTTCATTTCCTGGCAGCCCATTCACCCAGTTCTCAACCAATCTACTACCCCAGACATTCTCGATTCGGCATCCCCAAAACTCTCGTGCAAAGACTGAGCTGCATCAAACAAGTATAAGCCCATATGATTAACGAAACGCCATACGCCAGATGTGCCTCACCTTGGGGCCTCAACCTACAACGCCTACCGCGACATGTAGTCTTACACATGATCCGTGTACACGAGAACACTATGCTCCCTTGAGGGGCTGGCATGTTTCTCtacttcttcgtcttcgtcgtctccGATCGGGTACAATCTGCCCATCAACCGAGTTCCTCACTTCTTGTCAGCGAACTTTTGGTGAATAGCGCGGATCTGATCTTCGACGTTAACGTTCTGCATATGACCCAGCTGTGCTTGGCTCTTGGCATCCATGGCGCCATCGTAGCTGTGGATGACAGCCTTCTTTCGGCGTGCTAGTTCATCTTCAGAAATGGCCTGTCCAGTGACAGGATCGAAAACGTCGCTACGCTGGCTGGCAAGTCGCTTGAGGTTGTTTGCGACATCGACATGTATCGTGTTGGAGGATGCGTAGCGTGTGTCCGCCTTGGCCTTCTGTTCCTTCCAGCGAGGATCGAGAAGTTCGACTAAAAGGAGGTTAGCATTCTGCATAAATGAAATGTAAGGATGGAGCACTTACTTCGCATGTGAGCCTCAAGCTCATTCATAGGGATTTGCTGTTTACAGTTGGGGCATAGCGCTGTCTGGGCACCCTGTCTGTTGGCAGCCTTCTGTGCGGCACGAGGTACGTagttctccttgatcttcatcGGAGGAGCACCGCCACGTGCTTCAGCAGTAGCCTGTTGCTTTCGTGCTTGCTGCTCTGCACGCTCCTGAATACGgcgctcctcttcttcctcttgggcTGATCGCTGCGGTTGCTGTGGTTGCGCTTGTGGAACAGGGGAGTACGGCTGCACAGGAGGGGGCATTTGTGCGGGTTGGTAGGCTGGCTGTTGAGGAGCGATGGGATAGGGGGCGGGTTGATTGGGGTATGCGTTGTAGGTCGTGTCCTCGTCAGGCATTGCTTCCTCAATTCTAAGGCTGGCGCTGATGGACGCATTGTTGCGGTCTTCGAGCGAAGCGTACTGAAGATCGGACAGGTTGGTGGGAGGTGGGAGGTTGGCGTGCTCATCAGCCTCGTTGAAAGTGATTGTCTCGACAACAACGAAGTCCCCCCAGTCGATCATCGCAAActcttccttggccttgacctcttcctcctccttcttctttttttctgaTTCGACGTATTTGGCATATTCGGCTCGTTGCTTGGCGCGGTTCAACACAAGGAACTTATCGTTTATGTTGGCTTCGAGCTCCTTTATGcgctcttcttgaagcttgccGCCTTCTCCGCCGAGGCCGCTTGCACGTAATAAAGTTGTGTATTGGTCAATAATATGCTGGAAGAAGTTGTGGAGAGTGTGGTTAGGGATGAGGAAGCCGAATTGCGGGTTACCAGCTTCGCGCTGAGCCAACTGTGTCATAAACTGTCGTCCATTCTTTGCTACAAAGAGAGCCGATAGTTGAATCACATCCAGATCCTTTCGGTTGATGCGAGGCGTTCGCGCGGAGAACAGGTAATCGGCAGGCTTCGGGGGTCCCTGAGGCTTGGGAGCCTCGGCCGCGGGTTCGCCCACGCGACCAGCAGCGATCGCTGTACCACGTCCACTCTTGACCTCATCTAGTCGCCATTGGTAGAAGGGATGGTAGGCATCGGAAGGGTTGAGAAAGCTGAATTTCGGGTTTGATCGTTCCTTTTCGCGAATGCGATCTTCGAAGACGGCGCCGTTTCGCGCTACATAGCCGGCTGTCTTTTCAAGAACGTTTCGAATCTCGCGAGGAGGAAGGACTACTCCAGCGGGTGGCTTAATGTCGTCGAGAGCGTTGGCGGCGGCATCGCCGTTGGTTGTTACGGCTGCCATTGTGAGGAGGACGCGctgagaaagaggaaaaagGCTGATGGAGCTGCTAGTGAAAGGCAGGCGACTTTGGAAATTTCGAGGTGTTGTGGCGACGCGAAGCTTTGGCCGGCGAATTGTTGTTCCGGGTGGTTTTAGGTGTCTACCACGCTCACCTCGACTTTGACGACAACTTTATTTCAACTTTGCTAATACCTAAACCTATTTTCATGAGGATTAACGAACTCTAGCTAGGTATTCTGGTAGCTGGCGTCTTAAAAAATCgttctttgttcttctgaAATCAATCAGTACTTGAAGGCCAGGTCATCATATACAACAGTCTCGGTGAATACATCTTGTGCCAACTTCTTCCTTTGAACAAGCACTATACTTGTCTCAGTCTTTAAACCTATAGTAGCCAATAAATATCATATACGGTATAAGCTATTTGGGACTATACTTGAACAGTCAGTTAATGTACAAGAGCTTCTGTGGCTTAGTTGATGGTTGAGATGCCGATACTACTGGCCAACCTTTCATGATCTTAATTGGTTATATCCTGAGTTACATGCCGTGATAACACGCACGGTCCAGAGTGCAAGTTAGTAGACACTGGTTTCTGCAAGAAGGGTTTAAAGATAATCTGCCTCTATCTATCTGTGACAGGTTTCTCCCGTAATTCGATTCTCTAACGGCTGGCTACCTTGGTGGTCATATCAAACCCTGGAGGGCTACCGCTTTCGGTCATGACTGAGATGAGCCATCAACTTGAAATGCCCAATCTTTGGCTTATCGTGTTCCTTCAGATTACTTCCACAACTCCACGCATAATGTCGGTTagcatctgcatctgaaCCTGGATACCCCGCAATACCCTAAATGACGTTTATCATCTACCACGGAGCATTCGCCGTTTTCCCCGACCTACAACCCCAGGCTGGCATAGTATCTTTCAACACACCACCGGTATTCGGCATTCAAAACCGCGATCCAGAGTCCAGACCTGTCAAGTCTATCAGGGGGTCTTATCAATAGCCTCATTCAAGGCAAAGTCTGGTTAAATACCAAACAAGATTCTCCCAGTGAGAGAAAGTAAAACACCTGCAAAGCTGGACTGGGCTCTCGGTACAACGCTTCTCCATCGTCGACACAGCTGTCGAATAAATCCCTCCTCTCCTTCATGACATGAGATGCCGAGAGAATTCCTCAGCGCAGCTTTGAATCTCATATAAGTCATTATCGATGGAGTTGACAGAATGGAGAAACTCTGCCCTTGAGGCTGCCTCTCAATCCCTGTTTGACGAGAGCTTCACCCGGACCGAAGATGCCAGTGTCCTATTAGTCCTGCTCTCATTCTTTTCGCCATGCGAGAAAATTCCCCTGGAACTATTTACACGGGGGTCAACACCTCGAAAACGATGGACGATCGAGGGAgaagttgagcttgttgacgcAACCAAAGTTGGTCTGGCCTCGTGGCTGATCGACATCCTCGCAGATGACCAACGACTTACACGAGCCTTTCGTGAACTATGTCAATTGGCAGCTCTTCTCAAATATCCAGACGAGACGTATCATTTGAATGAAGATATGTCAGCGAGAGTCCACCGAAGCCTTGCGCCAGATGCGCTCCCGTTCTGGCGGCAACAGGCTTTGATTGTGGCATATAGAGCCATACCCTGGAAGTACATCGAGTTCCCGTGAGTCTGAAATCGATATCCAGCGAGCTTGAACCGCTGACACTACACAAGAGAACCCGTGGTTAGATCATTCTTAccgcatctgcatcatgttGCTGAGGCGTTCCACGACTGTTTCGATGAGCTGCCTACAGCCACCAGAACCGACTTCATGCTCACACTCATTGAAGCTTTCCGGTTTCCAGACATGGCTTGGAAGTACTTCGCTATTGGCCAGGCAGAATTGGCTGCTGGGCGTTTGAAAGATACACACCTCCGGCTCTGCATTGGCCAAACCAAAGCAGTCCTGGGACGTCTCAGTGGAAACATGGATGAGGCGACAGAAAGCCTTGAGGACTTCGTAATCAACGACCCTACAGCCGCTGTGAACAAGCGCATAAGCTGTGAGGTTGGGGTCGCTATTATCCAACGTTCCCTAAACTCAATCCAAGTGGCGGATCTGTCAACTGCGCAGAAGCTATTAGAGGATTGGAACCCGCTTGGCGATGAGCCTTCGCCTCTGGAAGAGATCCTCAGTTTCCGTAAACACTCACTGCTGGGAAGGGTCAAGCGACTACAGGGCAATTTCGATGAATCTCTAAAGTTGCTGGAGATAGCACACGAAGTGTCGCAGAAACCGAGTCAGCTCATCTTTGATGAGGATCTACGGGATCTGACATGTGATTTGGCCGATGCTTTAAGAGAACTTGACGAGCCTATGATAGGAGAGGGTTATCTTCGTGACGAGATTATACGGCGTACCGAGAGGCCTGACCCTTTGACTGGCAAATCGCTTCTTGAATTGGCTTTGTCAGAGGCTCTTTTCGCCCAGGAACGCTACGAAGAGGCAGAAAAGATATGCGTCGACATCGAATCTCGGGCTAGTCTTCTGAAGTACGAAAGACTGCGAGTATACGTCATCTTGGCAAAGCTGTCGCACATCAGATCGGATTTTGAGGTTGCATTATCTCGATGGAGCGAGGCGATGCAGGCACTTCAAGAGTTTTCCTTGGTGGATGGACAGGTACAGACTATTATATCGGCGTCAATGGCTGATGTGTTGGATGCCCAAGGTCACAACTGGTTGACGCGGGAATCTCCTCGCAGGGCGTCACTGAACGAGTTGGCAAAACCTGAAGGCGTTCCGCATTGGATTGCTGGTTTTCGACAATGGGCAGATTACTTGCAGTCTCGGGGTCGATAGGACTTATAGTCTCGTCTGGGATTGCAGCACCAAAAGTCAATGATGTTATCATgagtaaggtatatatatgtTGGAATTGAGataccctatatcaaggccAATGGTTGGGTTGGGCAAGGTACGCCAGCGGTAATAAACACGACACGATAAAGTAGAGAGGAAAAGTTTCATGGTCTAGAACCGTGTGTTTCAAGTAGTGCGTAGCAATTTGGAGATCAAGGGCAGAAAAGGGGTTAAGTTGTTAGTGTACCTGAAGGTTTAGTGTCGTTTTgtttggagctggagccaCATCCACCAAGACTCTCGAGGCATGGTATTGTTTCTGATAGTATAGAGGCATAAGTCAGGAACAACGTAGTTATGATTCATGTACAGAAGCCTCATGACAAGCCATTGTCGACGTCGAATGCCAAACACGTTTGCGGGAGCTGAAACCAGTCGAGCTGTCCTCGGAGAGCTATCGCCAATGGTTGATATTCACAGGTCTAATGGCGCCTGCTGAAGCTCTGCTCTGAGCCTAGCGCTGCGGAGACGCCAGGGGATCTCCACGGCTGGGTCCGGGTTTGATTCGCTGCAGGGGTAAAGGGATGTTAGGGAGAGCATCCACTGGGCTGACGCTGACATGTCCTGTTAGTTAGACGGGAGGTCAGAGACACCTAGACAGGAACGAACCGAAGAGGCCACTGTAGCTACAACTTTTTTCTCTCGAGAGCCCCGAGGAACCTGGAAGGAAGAAAACGGGTACGACGCTGGACGCGAC
The window above is part of the Fusarium musae strain F31 chromosome 6, whole genome shotgun sequence genome. Proteins encoded here:
- the SNX3 gene encoding Sorting nexin-3, whose product is MASDQDNSGLDAPGSQFHRPILQSMPDTRQQSFDEIYGPPENFLEIEVRNPRTHGMGRHMYTDYEILCRTNIPAFKLRQSSVRRRYSDFEYFRDILERESARVTIPPLPGKVFTNRFSDDVIEGRRAGLEKFLKIVVGHPLLQTGSKVLAAFVQDPNWDRNAW
- a CDS encoding hypothetical protein (BUSCO:EOG09263HED), which codes for MSSGDEKPFHHSHSPIDHSALIQSRETGDVIPDDTPIQGNVKALPFAKSWVHMFAGGVGGMTAAAVTAPLDVLKTRLQSDFYQAQIRAQREAQAQVIGRLNPARAALYHLNDTLQILGSVYRNEGWRALFKGLGPTSVGVVPARSINFYVYGNGKRLISEHFNNGVEAPWVHLSAGVAAGVITSTATNPIWMIKTRLQLDKNVAAGGAQMRKYRNSYDCIRQIIRDEGIRSLYRGMSASYLGVVESTMQWMLYEQMKASLARRHNAIVRSGRELTWWDKTVDWTGKGFAAGSAKLVAAVIAYPHEVARTRLRQAPMENGLPKYTGLVQCFKLVWLEEGVMGLYGGLTPHLMRTVPSAAIMFAMYEGILRLFHTPA
- a CDS encoding hypothetical protein (BUSCO:EOG09264RIE); this translates as MAAVTTNGDAAANALDDIKPPAGVVLPPREIRNVLEKTAGYVARNGAVFEDRIREKERSNPKFSFLNPSDAYHPFYQWRLDEVKSGRGTAIAAGRVGEPAAEAPKPQGPPKPADYLFSARTPRINRKDLDVIQLSALFVAKNGRQFMTQLAQREAGNPQFGFLIPNHTLHNFFQHIIDQYTTLLRASGLGGEGGKLQEERIKELEANINDKFLVLNRAKQRAEYAKYVESEKKKKEEEEVKAKEEFAMIDWGDFVVVETITFNEADEHANLPPPTNLSDLQYASLEDRNNASISASLRIEEAMPDEDTTYNAYPNQPAPYPIAPQQPAYQPAQMPPPVQPYSPVPQAQPQQPQRSAQEEEEERRIQERAEQQARKQQATAEARGGAPPMKIKENYVPRAAQKAANRQGAQTALCPNCKQQIPMNELEAHMRIELLDPRWKEQKAKADTRYASSNTIHVDVANNLKRLASQRSDVFDPVTGQAISEDELARRKKAVIHSYDGAMDAKSQAQLGHMQNVNVEDQIRAIHQKFADKK
- a CDS encoding hypothetical protein (EggNog:ENOG41), with protein sequence MGHTSDSEPAKRKRDVDDAGGQGRAQHAPTSLQQGVPGYIHYLPRSSASHLSLVQGDADTFADIIGLIGEYENVLDRHESLAASLGAKLTGPRLLRGIEKFFDGPIKTTPLQPFSNPISWLDVVSFARSNPKDFTLVQKADGTRCCQFVLKGSQVEIMEDDWRLVWSGALDRFPLDHPLEEDETAELATLDILEQRTSILYKKADEVAARARILNHRLGQRKQDIRRRRSTQDTPPSRYQPTNSTGSGSSHRTANFSAGYDLHADLLQQFLAASASPPPSRSTSVTGIPITTLSQPSPSHSVTHSQAHGPRYSGHAAETTVQPVMDSRETAFRSLITQRTDQLGKGDVINPPCDRCRRLRVECVKHLTACSGCTKKHAKCSWKTVTDDEFRQLKRDMGLRDEMDVDGHSDSGRVPDTLDPKDGHSSRLGERQEAGRTSGDRTPGTYGTDDGSRPPSRDNGHLPTTMEPSTASMHRFDLSAERHRLPFGMGQSARSDHSNHSVETLGPGSNATGLASSLVAPSNSTYRGGDGSLNPSAS